One genomic window of Deinococcus humi includes the following:
- a CDS encoding ImmA/IrrE family metallo-endopeptidase gives MRQLAADYARGLPGLDTHSLMAGLDGVTLTFMAMGDRDGAFDPEHRVILINSRVRPERQRFTLAHEIGHALLLGDDDLLSDLHDNFEGDRLEEVIETLCNVAAAAILMPEELTAELLARFGPSGRALAELSRRADVSATSALYTLAERTEAPVIYAVCAVARVDPEAGDRDDEHPTGKALTVRASSGAPGVKYSLRPGTPIPDDHPVAVALDTRIPIGQDSYIPFRSGRKMPAYVDVFPERNRAMVSFALAVKSAKEDV, from the coding sequence ATGCGGCAACTGGCCGCCGATTACGCTCGCGGGTTGCCGGGACTGGACACCCACAGTCTGATGGCCGGACTGGACGGCGTGACCCTGACGTTCATGGCGATGGGGGACCGTGACGGCGCGTTCGATCCCGAACACCGGGTCATTTTGATTAACAGTCGGGTGCGTCCTGAGCGGCAGCGCTTCACGCTGGCCCATGAGATCGGTCATGCACTGCTGCTGGGTGATGATGATCTGCTAAGTGATCTGCACGATAACTTCGAGGGTGACCGGCTGGAAGAGGTGATTGAGACGTTGTGCAACGTCGCGGCGGCGGCCATCCTGATGCCCGAGGAGTTGACAGCTGAGCTGCTGGCCCGCTTCGGCCCCAGCGGACGCGCCCTGGCCGAGTTGAGCCGCCGCGCGGATGTGAGTGCCACCAGCGCCCTGTACACCCTGGCCGAGCGCACGGAGGCCCCAGTGATCTACGCCGTGTGTGCCGTGGCCCGCGTCGACCCCGAGGCCGGGGACCGTGACGATGAACACCCCACCGGCAAGGCCCTGACCGTCCGTGCCAGCAGCGGTGCGCCGGGAGTCAAATACAGCCTGCGTCCCGGCACACCCATTCCGGATGATCATCCGGTGGCGGTGGCGCTGGACACTCGTATTCCTATTGGCCAGGACAGCTACATTCCCTTCCGGTCCGGGCGCAAGATGCCCGCCTATGTGGACGTCTTTCCGGAACGAAACCGCGCGATGGTCAGTTTCGCCCTGGCCGTCAAGTCCGCGAAGGAAGATGTCTGA
- the folB gene encoding dihydroneopterin aldolase, whose amino-acid sequence MSRVVLEGLEFHARHGVYDTEGVLGARFVVDAELHYDFAGLPDELSAAVNYAAVYSAIQEEVTGQRHQLIEVLTDRIARRILQDHPRLLRVTVRVHKPFAPLPGVFRDVYAELTLEQPAP is encoded by the coding sequence ATGAGCCGGGTGGTGCTTGAAGGGCTGGAATTTCATGCCCGGCACGGCGTTTACGATACCGAAGGCGTCTTGGGTGCGCGTTTCGTGGTGGACGCCGAGTTGCACTATGACTTTGCGGGTCTGCCCGACGAGTTGAGCGCCGCCGTCAATTACGCCGCCGTCTATAGCGCCATTCAGGAGGAGGTCACGGGCCAGCGCCACCAGCTGATTGAGGTGCTAACAGACCGTATTGCCCGCCGCATCCTGCAAGATCACCCCCGCCTGCTGCGCGTCACGGTGCGCGTCCACAAACCTTTTGCTCCGTTGCCCGGCGTCTTCCGCGACGTGTATGCCGAGCTGACGCTGGAGCAGCCTGCGCCTTGA
- the folK gene encoding 2-amino-4-hydroxy-6-hydroxymethyldihydropteridine diphosphokinase, translating to MHGAEDAYIALGANLGQPLETLRWAASQVARLGELHGVSQLYRTTPVGGPPRQPDYLNAALWLRTDLPPLELLSALHDIEARAGRERRERWEARVLDLDLIVYGNRVEVGPSLTLPHPRAWERAFVLAPLADLQSVMAHPLTGETVGEALARADQSGLWAERADWLPSS from the coding sequence TTGCACGGTGCGGAGGACGCCTACATCGCCCTGGGCGCAAACCTGGGCCAGCCCCTGGAAACCCTGCGTTGGGCGGCGAGCCAGGTTGCGCGCTTGGGTGAATTACATGGTGTGTCGCAGCTTTACCGCACCACTCCTGTCGGTGGCCCCCCCAGACAGCCGGACTATCTGAACGCAGCGCTGTGGTTGCGAACGGACCTCCCACCGCTGGAGCTGCTGAGCGCCCTGCACGACATCGAGGCCCGCGCAGGCCGGGAGCGCCGGGAGCGCTGGGAGGCGCGGGTGCTGGACCTCGATCTGATCGTGTACGGCAACCGGGTGGAGGTTGGACCGTCACTCACACTGCCGCATCCGCGAGCCTGGGAGCGGGCCTTCGTTCTCGCGCCGCTGGCGGACCTGCAGTCGGTGATGGCCCACCCCCTAACGGGTGAAACGGTAGGGGAGGCGCTGGCGCGCGCAGACCAGTCGGGCTTGTGGGCCGAGCGTGCGGACTGGCTGCCAAGTTCATGA
- a CDS encoding acyl-CoA-binding protein: MTSDPQTVFAQAQQDVQALPRKPGNDVMLKLYALYKQGSAGDAGSNRPGGFDFVGAAKYDAWNALRGKSPEEAQREYVELVKSLQAGS, from the coding sequence ATGACCTCTGATCCTCAGACTGTTTTCGCCCAGGCGCAGCAGGACGTGCAAGCCCTTCCCAGGAAGCCTGGGAACGACGTGATGCTCAAGCTTTACGCGCTTTACAAACAGGGCAGCGCGGGTGATGCTGGATCCAATCGCCCGGGTGGCTTCGATTTCGTAGGCGCGGCCAAGTATGACGCGTGGAATGCCCTGCGTGGCAAGTCGCCAGAAGAGGCTCAGCGTGAGTACGTGGAACTGGTCAAGTCTCTTCAGGCCGGGAGCTGA
- the folP gene encoding dihydropteroate synthase: protein MTFGFQVPSAERYGDGWRVSWTGTAVMGILNVTPDSFSDGGQHLGVQAALASARAMRDAGVLMVDIGGESTRPGADPVPADVELDRVLPVIRGLAGENVLLSVDTLKPEVAQAALRAGAHVVNDVGGLRDPEMQQVCAEAGAPACLMHMQGEPRTMQANPQYDDVVAEVFTFLREQAAVARSAGVPDVLLDPGIGFGKARAHNLALLRALSQLTAGPDGVLVGVSRKRLIDYLADVPRAADRDPGTLALHLHAARCGAALVRAHAAAAHVQALRVQTALDSPE from the coding sequence TTGACCTTCGGTTTCCAGGTGCCGAGTGCTGAGCGCTACGGGGACGGCTGGCGGGTGTCCTGGACCGGAACGGCAGTGATGGGCATCCTGAACGTCACGCCGGATAGTTTCAGCGATGGAGGGCAGCATCTCGGCGTGCAGGCCGCCCTGGCCTCGGCCCGTGCAATGCGGGACGCTGGCGTGCTGATGGTAGATATTGGCGGCGAGAGCACCCGTCCCGGCGCGGACCCTGTGCCTGCCGATGTCGAGCTGGACCGGGTCCTCCCCGTCATCCGGGGGCTGGCGGGTGAGAATGTGTTGCTGAGCGTGGATACGCTCAAGCCCGAGGTGGCGCAGGCGGCGCTGCGGGCGGGGGCGCACGTGGTCAATGACGTGGGAGGTCTGCGCGATCCAGAGATGCAGCAGGTCTGCGCTGAGGCGGGAGCGCCTGCCTGCCTGATGCACATGCAGGGCGAGCCGCGGACCATGCAGGCCAACCCCCAGTACGACGACGTGGTGGCCGAGGTCTTCACCTTCCTGCGCGAACAGGCGGCGGTGGCGCGGTCAGCGGGCGTACCGGACGTGTTGCTCGATCCTGGGATCGGCTTCGGTAAGGCGCGGGCGCACAATCTGGCTTTGCTGCGGGCGCTCTCCCAGCTGACGGCTGGGCCGGACGGGGTGCTGGTGGGGGTCAGTCGCAAACGCCTGATCGACTATCTGGCGGATGTGCCGCGGGCGGCAGACCGCGATCCCGGCACGTTGGCGCTGCACTTACACGCGGCCCGCTGCGGCGCGGCGCTGGTGCGGGCGCACGCGGCGGCGGCGCATGTACAGGCGCTGCGGGTCCAGACGGCGCTAGACTCGCCCGAATGA